The segment CGGAGCCCCTGGGAACAAACTGACGGAAAAGAGGAGGCATCAATGCGCGCGTGGTGGGTGGGCCAACCGGGCCCGATTGATTCAATGCCACTTGTATGGGGTGAGCGTCCGGATCCAGTACCGGCACCGGGAGAGTTGCTGGTCCGAGTCCATATGTGCGGGGTATGCCGGACTGATCTTCACCTGGCCGAGGGCGACCTCATGCCACGGCGCCCCAACGTGATCCCCGGCCACGAAGCGGTCGGCACCGTCCTCGAAGCGGGGGAAGGCTGTAAAAGGTTCGGGCCCGGCGACAGGGTTGGCGTAGCCTGGCTCGGGAAGAGTTGCGGATCCTGCCGGTATTGCCTTCGTGGAGACGAGAATCTGTGCATCTCGCCCACGTTTACCGGATGGGACCGAGATGGCGGATACGCGGAGCGGCTGACCGTGGCGGAAGACTTCGCATACGCCATCCCGCCGGTCTTTACCGACGAGCAAGCAGCCCCTTTGTTGTGTTCAGGGATCATCGGGTATTGCGCTCTCAAGCGGGCAGCCGTTCCACAAGGCGGACGCTTGGGCATTTATGGTTTCGGCGGATCGGCCCACCTCACCGCGCAGATCGCACGTCACCAGGGTGCGTCGGTGTATGTGATGACCAGATCGGCGTCGGCCCGTTCATTGGCGCGCGAACTGGGAGCCGTGTTTGTCGGCGGCCCCTACGACAGCCCACCCGATCCGCTGGATTCCGCGATCCTGTTCGCCCCGGTCGGGGAGCTCGTGCCGGCGGCCTTGCAGGCTTTGGATCGGGGAGGAACCTTGGCCGTGGCAGGAATCCATCTCAGCGACATTCCTGCGCTCAACTACCAACGGGACCTCTTCAACGAGAGGCAGCTGCTCAGCGTCACAGCGAACACCCGGGAAGACGGCGATGAATTCCTGGCTTTGGCTGCAGAGATTCCGCTGGCCCCGACCACAACCATCTATCCGATGGCCGCGGCCGACAAGGCCTTGAAGGACTTGTCCATCGACCGCATCACCGGATCAGCTGTGCTCGACATGTTGCGCTGACTACTGTTGCGCTGACTACATGGGTTTATTCCATACCAGCGCGGGTTGCCTCGTCGAGCGGAGAGGTCCATCTCATGGGCTGGGTCAGCGTGAATCGCCGTCCCGTCACCGATTCCGGGACGATTCTGATCAAATAGTCCTTCCCGATCCCTTGCCACGGGAACAAAGAGCGGCTGATTGAATCAAGGGCTGGTCCCGGCGATGTCTCCTTCTGGGCCTTTCCTCTGACGACGACGCTCCACGCCACGCCGAACTCGGCACTCACGCTGTCGGCTTCCAAAGCGACGGTGGAATCGGCGTCGATGGCTTCCTGCTTGGTGCCTGTCCCCGTCCGGAACACGAGGGATTCGCCATCCACCTTGTAGTTCACGGGGAAGATATCCGGATGGCCGTCCACGGTGAGCGCCAGGCGCCCCACTGATGTTTCGGCGAGCAGCCTCCAGCACTCCTGAGGCTCAAGGATGTCCGCCGTTGGGATGTTGTCTTTGCTAGTCATGCTGCCCATGCTAGGGCGTTGTTCCGACGGGCAACTAGGGCACAAGGACCCGATTCATTTTCGCCCGACGAAATGACCTTTGGCACTGGCCAACCGTGAGGATACGGGCGATCCTGACCACAGCCGATTCAGCGAGGACAGGGGACAGACCGTATGGTCACTGGGATTTACGTGAGCGCTGTTGCGCCGGAATCAGGCAAATCACTGGTTTGCCTGGGACTGGCCGACACCCTGCATCGCCATGCCGACAGGATCGGCTTCTTCCGCCCGATTGTCGAGGGCATCGACGCCGACCACGATCCGATGATTCTCATGCTTCGGCAGATGTACGGGCTCGACCCATCCGTCTGCCTGGGTGGGGTTACCCTCTCAGCCGCCCTTGGCATGCTGGGAGCCGGCAAAGGCGACGAGATATTCGGGGATGCCGTCGTGAAATACGGCCAGATCGCGAAGCAATGTGATGTAGTGATCGTCGATGGCTCAGACCTGAGGGGACACGACGCGGCCGCCGAATTCGACCTGAATGCCCGGCTGGCCAACAATCTGGGATTGCCAGTACTGGCGGTGGTGGGCGCCAAGGGTTTGTCCCCGGACGAAGCCGCGGACGCCGTCGACGTGGCTCGCAAGCAGCTGGCCTCGATGCACTGCTCTCTGCTGTCTGTCATGGTCAATCGGGCCGACGCCGGTGCCGTCGGCGACATTCATGCCGCGTTGCGCCCGGGCGCCAGCAGGCGCCCCGTCTACGTCATCCCGGAAATCGCAGAAATTTCGCGGCCCACGGTAGGCGACGTAGCGGCCGCCCTTCGCCTCGGCCAAGTGGCCGGCAGCACCGAGCTTGACCGCGACGTCGGTCAGGTCATGGTGGCCGCCATGACCGTGGGAAATTTCCTGAGTGGGCTCGGCGCAGGGGACTTGGTGATTGTGCCCGGAGACAGGGCAGACGTGATGGTTGCATGTTTGGCGTCTGCCTTGTCACCTCAATTTCCCACGCCCAGCGCCATGATCCTGACCGAAGGTTTGGCCGCTGACGCCAATGTTCGTCCGCTGCTCAACCATGCCCCGTTTCCGATATTCGCCAGCGACAAGGGCACGTACACCACGGCACACCTGGTCGCCGGGGTGCGCAGCGAAATCCATGCAAGCCAGCACCGCAAAGTGGCTGCGGCACTCGGCGCATGGGCCCGCTGCGTTGACGAGGCCGAGGTTTTGGAGAGGTTGTCCTTGCCTAGACCGACCACCATCACGCCTTTACGTTTCCTGCACGAACTCATCGAACGGGCCCGCGTGCAGAAGCGCAGGATCGTCTTGACCGAAGGGGAGGACGCCAGGGTGCTCCGTGCCGCTGAACTGCTGCACCGGCGGGACGTCTGCGAGCTGATCATCCTGGGGAACAAAGCCGCCGTGGATGGGTTGGCCGCGGCCCAGGGGATCGATCTTGACGGGTTGGCCGTTGTGGACCCGGCAACGTCAGGCCTGCGGGAGCGTTTCGCGGAGGAGTACCAGCGACTGCGGGCGCACAAGGGAATGGGCTTGGCGCGCGCCCGGGAAATCATGATGGAGGGTGCCTACTTTGGCACC is part of the Arthrobacter methylotrophus genome and harbors:
- a CDS encoding zinc-dependent alcohol dehydrogenase family protein, with the protein product MRAWWVGQPGPIDSMPLVWGERPDPVPAPGELLVRVHMCGVCRTDLHLAEGDLMPRRPNVIPGHEAVGTVLEAGEGCKRFGPGDRVGVAWLGKSCGSCRYCLRGDENLCISPTFTGWDRDGGYAERLTVAEDFAYAIPPVFTDEQAAPLLCSGIIGYCALKRAAVPQGGRLGIYGFGGSAHLTAQIARHQGASVYVMTRSASARSLARELGAVFVGGPYDSPPDPLDSAILFAPVGELVPAALQALDRGGTLAVAGIHLSDIPALNYQRDLFNERQLLSVTANTREDGDEFLALAAEIPLAPTTTIYPMAAADKALKDLSIDRITGSAVLDMLR
- a CDS encoding pyridoxamine 5'-phosphate oxidase family protein — protein: MTSKDNIPTADILEPQECWRLLAETSVGRLALTVDGHPDIFPVNYKVDGESLVFRTGTGTKQEAIDADSTVALEADSVSAEFGVAWSVVVRGKAQKETSPGPALDSISRSLFPWQGIGKDYLIRIVPESVTGRRFTLTQPMRWTSPLDEATRAGME
- the pta gene encoding phosphate acetyltransferase, with translation MVTGIYVSAVAPESGKSLVCLGLADTLHRHADRIGFFRPIVEGIDADHDPMILMLRQMYGLDPSVCLGGVTLSAALGMLGAGKGDEIFGDAVVKYGQIAKQCDVVIVDGSDLRGHDAAAEFDLNARLANNLGLPVLAVVGAKGLSPDEAADAVDVARKQLASMHCSLLSVMVNRADAGAVGDIHAALRPGASRRPVYVIPEIAEISRPTVGDVAAALRLGQVAGSTELDRDVGQVMVAAMTVGNFLSGLGAGDLVIVPGDRADVMVACLASALSPQFPTPSAMILTEGLAADANVRPLLNHAPFPIFASDKGTYTTAHLVAGVRSEIHASQHRKVAAALGAWARCVDEAEVLERLSLPRPTTITPLRFLHELIERARVQKRRIVLTEGEDARVLRAAELLHRRDVCELIILGNKAAVDGLAAAQGIDLDGLAVVDPATSGLRERFAEEYQRLRAHKGMGLARAREIMMEGAYFGTMMVQLGEADGMVSGASHTTANTIRPALEFVKTRDGVRTVSSVFFMLFPDRVLVYGDCAVIPEPTEWQLADIAIASADTASQFGVEPRVAMLSYSTGGSGAGGAVEKVRRATDLVRAARPDLPIEGPIQYDAAVDAAIANFKLPASAVAGQATVFIFPDLNTGNNTYKAVEQSSGAVAVGPILQGLRKPINDLSRGSTVEDIINTVAITAIQSQTVSASPEPPSAHVPRDEIGARLHGT